The region GGTGACCCGGTGGCCGGCTGCCTGTGCCAAGGCCGCAACGCCCCCCATGAACGTGCCGCAAATCCCCAGTATGTGCAGATGCACCGCGCTTGATCTCCCCGTATGCCGTCACGGCCATGGCATCATAGCAAAGCCCCTCTTGGCTCTTGTACGATCGAACCCATGCCCGACTTCATCCTTATTGACCAGCCCAGTGCGCTCGAGGATCTGATCGCCGACTGGACCGGCCAGCCTTGGCTCGGCCTCGACACCGAGTTCGTGCGCGAACGGACCTACCATGCCCGGCTGTGCCTGATCCAGCTCGCCAGCCCAAAGGGCCTGGCCTTGATCGATCCGATCGCGCTTGGTGACTGGCGCATGCTCTTCGCCCTGCTCGATGCCCCGGAGACCGTCAAGATCCTCCACGCCGCAGGCCAGGATCTAGAGCTGTTCCACGATGCCCGGCCCGATCGCCTGCCGGCACCGCTATTCGATACCCAGATCGCGGCAGGGCTTCTGGGCCATCCACCGCAAACCGGTTACGCGGCCCTGGCGCAACAACTGCTGGACATCAGCCTGCCCAAGCTGCACGCACGCAGCGACTGGTCGCGGCGCCCGCTCGGCCAATCCGAGCTGGCCTACGCTGCCGACGATGTACGTCATCTGGCCGCGCTGCATGACCAGCTGAGCCAGTCACTGTCGGACAAGAATCGCCTGCACTGGGCACAAGCCGATCATGCAGCCCTGAGCGATCCGGCCCGCTATCGCATCGAGCCCGAACGGGCTTGGTTGCGCATCGGCGCCGGCCGCATGCTGGCGCCGCCCGAGCAGGGTGTACTGCGTGCGCTTGCCGCCTGGCGCGAGCGAGAAGCCCAGGCGCGCGACTTGCCGCGCCAATGGCTGCTCAAGGACGAGGTTCTACTGCGCTGGGCCGAACAGAAGCCCGACAGCGTGGCCGAGCTGACGGCCTCGACGGCCATTGGGGCGAAGATGATCGAGCGTCACGCCGAGGCGTGGATCACCGCCATTCGCGAAGGAGCCGCACAACCTCCGCAAGCCGTTCCGCCGCCCTATCCACTCTTACCCGAACAGGAAAGAACCATCAAACGGTTGGGCCGCATTGTGCAGGCTCGCGCCTCGGAACTGGGTGTGGATCGGGCCGTTCTGGCGCCGCGACGGGAAATAGAGGCACTGGTGCTGGGCGCACGTGACGGGCAAGTGCTGCGTGGCTGGCGATGTGAGGTGATCGGTACGGATCTGTTGGCCGCGCTGGAAGACGAGCCGGCCGGCGAACCCCATCGGGCTCAGCCAGCCAACTGACGGGCTCAGACCGACAGCGCTTCGATGATGCGCCGCAGGATCTCGGTGACCTCACCGCTACCGGAAACCGTCGCCAGCTTGCCTTGGCGCTCGTAGTACTCGATCAGCGGCTGGGTCTGATCTTCATACACGCGAAGCCGGCGGGAAATGGTCTGCTCGTTATCGTCGTCGCGCTGCATTAGCGCACCGCCGCAGCGATCGCAAACCCCGTCCTGCTTGGGAGGCGAGAAATAGACATTGTAGAGGGCCCCACACTGCGTGCAGGTGCGCCGCCCGGTCAGGCGCTTGAGCAGTTCGTCGAACGGCACCTGGATATGAATGGCGCGATCGATGTCTTGGTTCAGCTCGGCGAGCAAGGTGTCCAGTGCCGTGGCTTGCGCGCTGTTGCGCGGAAATCCGTCCAGAATGAATCCGGCCTTGGCATCGGCTTGCGCAATTCGTTCGCGAATCATGCCGAGCACGATGTCGTCGCTGACCAGTTCGCCGGCGTCCATTGCCGCCTTGGCCTTGAGACCCAGCGGGCTTTGCGCCGCTACGGCAGCCCTAAGCAAATCGCCTGTGGAAATCTGGGGAACCCCCAGCCGTTCCACCAGCAGCTTGGCCTGGGTGCCTTTACCGGAACCCGGAGCACCCAACAGCACGATGCGCATTGATATCCTCTCTGTCGCGCCGCCCTGTGGCAGCGTCCCTGTTGCCCAAACGGGTAAAGTACCCGCCGCCCGCATGGGACGTCAATCGACACGGCGCTCCGGCATAAGCCGGCTCACGGTATATAATGAGCACCCCTGTACCGGCCTGCCGCGCCGTGATGCGCGTTTGGCCTTGGTTTTTCCCCCATCCGCCATGGAGCTGTCACCTCATGAATCTGGACCGTATCCCCGCCGGCGACGACCTCCCCAAGTCGGTCAACGTCCTCATCGAAATCCCCATGCTGGGCGATCCGGTCAAATACGAAGTGGACAAGGACAGCGGCGCCCTGTTCGTCGACCGGCTGATGTCGACAGCCATGCACTACCCGTGCAACTACGGCTACATTCCCCATACCCTGGCCGACGATGGCGATCCGGTCGATGTTCTGGTGATCACCCCCTTCCCGCTGGTCGCTGGCTGCGTGATCAAGTGCCGCCCCATCGGCATGCTGAACATGAGCGACGAAGCCGGTCAGGACCAGAAGCTGCTCGCCGTGCCGGTCGACAAGACGTCTGGCGGACTGTACAGCCAGATCCAGAGCACGGACGACCTGCCTGAACTCACATTGCGGCAAATCGCCCACTTCTTCGAACATTACAAAGACTTGGAAAAAGGCAAGTGGGTGAAGGTCGAAGGCTGGCAAGACCTCAAGGCCGCCGAAGCCGAAATCCTGGCCGGTATCGAACGCGCCAAGGCCAAGGGATAAGCCACGCGGTTCGCGCGCGAACGGGTCATTCCCGAGCGGGGGTATTGACGGCAACCCAGGCCGCCGTACCGTCCGCCCGGGACTCCCGCTTCCAGAAGGGCGCCTGGTGCTTAACGGCTTCGACCAGATGGCGACAGGCCGCGAACGCCTCGGCGCGATGCGGCGTCCAGACCGCGGCGACAATGAGCGTTTCCCCCGGCAGCACCCATCCCACCCGATGAACCAGCACCAGTTGCCGAACCGGCCAGCGCGCGCAGGTCTGCTCGGCGATACGGGCCAGCATCCGCTCCGTCATCCCCGGATAGTGTTCCAGCTGCAGGCCGACCACGCGGTTCGGACCATCCCCGGCGCGCATCGTGCCCACGAATAGACTGCTCGCGCCGCACTGATCCCGCTGCCCGGGATCGATCTCGTGTTCCGCCTCGGTCAGGAGCGGCCAAGGCAAAAAGGCGGCGCTCTTCAGACCAACGATCACGACGCGCCCCCGGTCACGGGCGGAAAGAACGCCACCTCATCGCCATCGGTCACCGGCGCGTCCAAATCCGCATAGTCGAGATTGATCGCAGCCAGCAGGTGCGTCGGCATTGGGGCGCCGTTGGTGACAATCTCCCATACGGCGCGGACGCTATCGGGTCCAGCGGGTATCTGTCGAATCTCCCAGCCCATCTGCTCACGCAAACCGGCGAAGCACCGTACTGTGATCATATCCCGCCTCGCATCTATCCATCTCCATCTACCATGCTATGTTAATCCGGTTCGTTGAACCGAAACGATGTCGCTATGAAGTGCTCCAACCATTTCGATGCCGAGGGCAACGCCCGAATGGTGGATGTGGGCGCCAAGCCCACCACCGCACGCCGCGCCGTGGCCGAAGGTCATATCCTGCTTGATGCGCAAACGCGGGCCAGCTTGGCCGCACACACGACACCCAAAGGAGATGTGCTGTCGATCGCGCAGCTCGCCGGCATCATGGCCGCGAAACGCACCGCCGATCTGATCCCCCTGTGCCATCCCTTGCCACTGACCCACGTGGCCGTACACCTGGCGCTCGACGAACACGGCGTGCGCTGCGAGGCTATCTGCCAGACGAGCGGGCCCACCGGCGTCGAAATGGAAGCGCTCACGGCCGTCCAGGTAGCCTTGTTGACCGTCTATGACATGTGCAAGAGCCTGGATCGCGGCATGGTGATCCAAGGCGTGAGACTCCTGGAAAAAAGCGGCGGCCGGTCCGGCGACTGGCGTTTCACAGCGGAGTAAGCGTCTTGGCCCACGACCATTCTCATGCCGGACACGATCATGGCGACAACCGGCTGGGCTGGGCCACCGGGCTGACCTTCGCCTTCGCAGCCGTCGAAGCAGCCACCGGTTATTGGGCCAACTCCCTGGCCCTGCTGGGCGACGCGGGTCACATGGTGACCGACGCCGGTGCACTCATCCTGGCTGCTGCCGCCGCTCGACTCGCGCGCCGTCCGGCCAGTGCCCAGCACTCCTATGGATTCGGGCGCGCCGAGGTCATCGCGGCGCTCATCAATGCGCTGCTCATCCTCGGACTGGCCGGCGCCCTGCTGGTCAGCGCCGTGCGCCGGCTTCAGAATCCCGAACCGGTTGCCGGCATGGCCGTCCTGCTCGTCGCCCTGGTCGGCCTCCTCTTTAACCTGGGCGTGCTGGCGCTACTGATCCGGGGAACCCAAACCCTCAACATCCGCGCCGCCGTCCTGCATGTCGTAGGCGACGCACTAGGCTCGATCGCGGCGTTAATATCCGGCGCCGTCGTGCTCGCGACCGGTTGGATGCCCATCGACCCACTGCTGACGCTGGTGATCTGTGCCTTACTGCTGACCGGAAGCATCCGGGTGCTGCGCGAAGGGCTGCAGGTGGTGATGGAAGGCGTCCCCGCCCATGTCGATCTGGCGCTGGTCGGGCGCACGCTGGCCGCGGTCCCCGGTGTGCACGGCATTCACGATCTGCATATCTGGAGCCTCTCCAGCGGCCGTATCGCATTATCCGCCCACGTCGACCTCGACACGCTGGAGGAATGGCCCGCGCTCCTGACGCGACTGCGTCATCTGTTGGCCGAACGCTTCGAGATCGATCATGTGACCCTGCAGCCCGAACCCCAGGGGCAGATCCTGCATCGCCGGCCCTATGATCCGGCTCGTCGGGTCGAGTCGCGATCGTTGCCGAACCAATCCGATTCCACGGCGCAAGGAGAGCGCACACATGACCACGGACATTCTCATTGAGCGCGATGCTGCGGTCTGGACGATCCGATTCAACCGACCAAACAAGCGCAACGCACTGACTCATGCCATGTATACCGCCTTGGTGGACGCCCTTGCGGCAGCCGCAGCCGATCCGTTCGTCCGGGTCGTCATCCTGAGCGGGGCCGGCGACTGTTTCACGGCCGGCAACGATCTGCAGGACTTTCTGCAAACGCCGCCGACGAGTCCGGAGAGTCCGGTGGTTCGCTTCCTGCGTGCGCTCGTCGACTTCCCCAAACCCCTTCTGGCAGCGGTGCCGGGCGTGGCGGTCGGCATCGGAACCACCCTGCTCTTGCATTGCGATCTGGCCTGGGCAGCGCCGAATGCCCGCTTCCAATTGCCGTTTGCGCAGCTGGCCTTGGTACCCGAAGGCGCCGCCTCCTATCTTCTGCCGCTGGCGGTGGGCGCCAAACAGGCTAATGCAATGCTTCTGGCTGGGGAGGCCCTTGACGCCGAAGCGGCCGCCAAGGCCGGGTTGATCAATGCCGTGATCCCGGCCGACGTCCTGCAGCAGCACGTGCGCGAACAAGCCCAGAAGCTGGCCGATCTGCCACCCGATGCCCTGCGTCAGACCAAGGCGCTGCTGCGCGCGCCACACCGCGCCGCAACCGAGACCGCCCTGTTGACCGAGGTACAAGCGTTCGGCCGTCAGCTACAATCAGCAGAATGTCGCGCGGCCATGCAAGCGTTTTTCCAACGGCCTGCGTCGGCGGCAGCGACACGTCGCGATGCGGCACCGTCCACCCCTCGTCCTCAGGAGACCAACCGTTCATGAAATACAAGCTGATCTTCCTCGCCTGCTTGCCTGTGCTGCTCGCGGCCTGTTCCTTCATTCCCCAGAGCCCGGGCGCCGATCGCGTCCTACTGCTACCGCTCGCCCGGGTGAAAACCTGTACGGAAATCGGCCAGACCAAAGTGCAGGTTCTGGACCGGATCGGCTTCATCACCCGCCGCGGCGCCTCGATTGACCGGGATCTGCAACGGGTCGCCAAGAACAACGCCATCGACATGGGCGGCGACACCATTTCGGCCCTGACCGATGTGGTTAATGGCCGGCAGACCTTCGGCGTCTACAAGTGTCTGTGAGCTTTGAAGTTATCTGGGGCGAGCTGCGCCGATAGCGCAGCCGTCCGGCCCGGCGCCTCAAGTCAGAAGCCCGCCCGCGCCATCAGCCGGGCGGGAATCCATGGCATCGCCCAGCGCGCCAACATCCACGGCCAACGCGGCACGATGACGCTGGGCGTCTGACGCTCGATCGCACGGACAATCAGCACCGCCGCCCGATCCGCTGCAATGGCGAACGGCGTGCGTGGCACCCCTTCGACGATGGGCGTCTTGACGAAACCCGGATAGAGCACGGTCACGCGGATGTTGTCCCGCCAACCTTCCGCGCGCAACCCTTCGAGATAGGTCGCAAATCCGATCTTGGAGACCGAATAGGCCACGTTTCCAGGCATGGCGCGAAAGGCGGCCACCGAACAGGTACCGATGACCTGGCCACCACCCTGAGCCCGAAAGTGGCGGACGGCCGCATCGGTGATAGCCATGGCACCAAGCAGATTGGTTTCGATGGTGCAGCGCTGCTTGTCGAAGGTCTTCCCGCCAATGCGTCCGCCCAGGCCGATGCCCGCGTTGACGAACACCGCGCCCAGCCCCCCCAGCGCCTCGGCCGCCGATGCGATCAACGCGTCGCTTTCGGGATAGTCCGTGACGTCATGGACATGCACGCTGATGCGCAGGGCCGGATACTGCGCCCGCAATTCCGTTGCCAAAGCCTCGAGTTCGTCCTGGCGGCGGGCCGACAAGGCCAGATGCCAACCTTGCCGCGCCAATTCCCGTGCGACCGCCGCGCCGATCCCGGAACTTGCCCCTGTAATCAGCATCGTGCGGATCATGCCGTCCTCCATCCGGTCTGCTGCTTTTGATGAGCCATTGAGCCAGGCTGGCGATGTATGGCCGGCTCCAAGAGAAGGGCCATCCCCCAACCGGTGTCACCGCTCACGACGCCGAGGCAACCGCCCGCCGCGCCATCGCATCAACACTGAGAACCATCGCCAAGCGCATCATCCCAAAACGTCTCCGCATCCTGACACATACCCCGTTTTCGAGCCACAATCGCGTCAGCACTCGCCGCGCCGGAACGATCCATGAGCCAGATCACACATCACGAGACCCTTCGGGAGCGCCTGCGGCGCATTATTTTCGGGACCAATACACCTGCCGGGCAGTACTTCGACGAAGCGCTGATCGTTGTTATCCTGCTCAGTGTGATTGCCGTGATGCTGGACAGCGTCCAGTCGCTGCACGCGCAGTATGGCGTCTGGCTGTATCGCGCCGAATGGTGTTTCACGCTCATTTTCACCGTGGAGTACCTGGTACGACTGTGGATCAGCGACCGGCCCTTGCGCTATGCGCGAAGTTTTTTCGGCATCGTCGATCTGGTCTCGGTCCTGCCGACCTACCTGAGCCTGCTGGTGCCCGGCGCGCACTACCTGCTCAGCATCCGCCTACTGCGCGCACTGCGCATCTTCCGGGTGCTGCGGCTGCTGAGCCTGATTCACGAAGCCAACTTCCTGACCCAGGCGCTGGTTGCGGCGCGCCGCAAAATCGGCATTTTCCTGTTTACCGTCGTCATCCTGATGGTCATCTTCGGAACGCTAATGTACGTGGTGGAAGGCCCTGACAACGGATTCACCAGCATCCCGGTCAGCATCTACTGGGCCATCGTCACGGTGACCACTGTCGGCTACGGCGACATTTCGCCATCCACCGGCCTGGGTCGTGCCATTGCCGCCGTCGCCATGCTGACGGGTTACGCCATCATCGCGGTCCCCACCGGAATCGTCACGGCCGAGATGACCGTACTGGCACAGCGCGAGCGCAATCGCCGCACCTGCCCGCAATGCCGTCTCCGGGAACATGAAGCCGATGCGGCCTACTGCCGCCGCTGTGGCACGTCACTTCCCGCAAACGGGCCACCTGCTGCCATGCCGTAATCCCGCTGTAGTGGCATCCTGGTGCCGGCATCGATGCCCGGATAATGGCTAGTGCTGACGCCCGGCGCTGCGCCGCCTGGCATGTTGAAGGAACCCATCATCCGTGGCACGGTCTCCCATAAAGAAAAACCATTTTTTTCCGTCCCGGTCGCTGCCCTGTCCAGCGCGCCGAACGGCGCAACAATCAACGCAAAGGCCCATGGAACGGTATGGCCGGCTGAACCCGCGCTCCCCGTAAGCGCGGGTGCGTTCTCTCTCACCCGGGCCGGATTGTGTGCCACACCGGCCCGACCGATGACCGCTCGATTCCAGCCGGTAAGCGCGCCGATTCACCACCGCACTTCGGAGAAAATTGCATGACATGGAACGAAATCAACTGGGCTGAGCTGGGCCCGCTCGGCTGGCTGGAACTGGTGATCCTGGGCAACGAACTGAGAGCCTGGTTGATCGCTCTGGGGCTCACGCTCATCGTCATGGCCGCGCTTCCTGCAATCAAGGCCCAGATCAAGCGCCGCCTGCAGGCGAGAGCAGCGCAGCAAGATGCGGTGATCAGCCGTTACGCCGTAGAAATTGTGGGCGGAACGCGCCGCAGCATCATGCTCCTCGTGGCGATTTTCGTGGGTGCCAGAGCGCTCGTCCTGCCCGCAAAGATTGACGCCACCCTGACGACACTGACCGCGGTCGCGCTGCTGCTTCAGACCACGTTGTGGGCCCTTGAAGCCTTCGACGTCTGGGTAACGCGCTACGAGCAACGCGCCCGGGCCCGCGATGCGGGAGATGCCACGATCGTCGGCTTGATCAGTTTTGTCGGACGCACCGCGATCTGCGCGATTGCGGTGTTAATGATTCTCGACAACCTGGGCTTCAACATCACCACCCTGGTGGCCAGCTTGGGCATCGGCGGCATCGCCATTGCCCTGGCCGTCCAGAACGTATTGGCGGATCTGTTTGCCTCGCTGTCGATCGGCTTGGACAAACCCTTCGTCGTAGGCGATTTCATCATCGTCGGTGACATGATGGGTACCGTCGAACACGTCGGCCTCAAAACCACGCGCCTGCGCAGCCTGTCGGGCGAACAACTGGTCTTCTCGAACACCGATCTGCTGCAAAGCCGCATTCGCAACTACAAGCGCATGTACGAGCGCCGCATCGTATTCAAGTTCGGCGTGCTCTACGACACCCCGCGCGATGCGTTGGGCCGTCTTCCCGGTATCGTCCGCGAAATCATCGAATCCCAGGATGGCGTGCGTTTCGATCGCGCCCATTTCTTCAGCTTCGGGGATTCTTCGCTGGACTTCGAAGTGGTCTATTACGTGCTCGATCCAGACTACACCCATTACATGGACATCCAGCAAGCCATCAATCTGGCCATGATCGACCGGTTTGCCGAACTCGGCGTCGAGTTTGCTTTCCCGACCCGCACCCTGCATATCGAATCCATGCCCGGCGCTGCACCCGCTGCTCAGAAACCCACCTCGAGCTGAAGCGACCCATCCGGCGGACTTGCCGAACGCCGGGGATGGCCTGCATGTCCGCCCCCGGCGTTGATGGAACCGCGCCGCCGCGCCATGATGGCGCCATACCGCTCAAGGGAGGGACGGCATGGAGCCACACATGGACCGGCAAGACGACGCCACGACGACCGAACCGGCGCCACCATCCGATTGGCCGGCGCTGGCCAAGGCGTTTCGGGCGCGCGAGGTGCAGGACCTCGGGCCGCTGGTGCGGCGTGTCACGGCGCGCAACGCCGGCATGATGACCGGCCCCGGCACCAACAGCTATCTCATCGGCCGCCACGATGTCGTGGTGATCGACCCCGGCCCCGCCGACGCGGACCATGTGCAACGCATTGAGGCCGCCGCGCGCGGCCCGATCCGCCAGATCCTGCTCACCCACCGCCATCCCGACCACGCTCCCGGCGCCGCGCTCCTGGCCGAGCGCACCGGCGCGCCCGTGCGTGTGTTTCCCAGGGGACCGCATGGCCTGCGCCATCCGGTCGGAACCCCACTGGCCGACGGCGAGCGGATCGAAACGGCGGAGTTTCGCCTGCAAGCCATCCACACGCCCGGCCATGCCGCCGACCATGTGTGCTTCCTGCTGGAAAACGAAGGTTTACTGTTTGCCGGCGACCAAGTGATGGAAGGCGCGACGGTCGTCATCGCCCCACCCGATGGGCACATGGGGCAATACCTGGCGGCGCTGGAGCGCTTGCAAACGCTCGATCTGGTGGC is a window of Candidatus Macondimonas diazotrophica DNA encoding:
- the rnd gene encoding ribonuclease D; translation: MPDFILIDQPSALEDLIADWTGQPWLGLDTEFVRERTYHARLCLIQLASPKGLALIDPIALGDWRMLFALLDAPETVKILHAAGQDLELFHDARPDRLPAPLFDTQIAAGLLGHPPQTGYAALAQQLLDISLPKLHARSDWSRRPLGQSELAYAADDVRHLAALHDQLSQSLSDKNRLHWAQADHAALSDPARYRIEPERAWLRIGAGRMLAPPEQGVLRALAAWREREAQARDLPRQWLLKDEVLLRWAEQKPDSVAELTASTAIGAKMIERHAEAWITAIREGAAQPPQAVPPPYPLLPEQERTIKRLGRIVQARASELGVDRAVLAPRREIEALVLGARDGQVLRGWRCEVIGTDLLAALEDEPAGEPHRAQPAN
- a CDS encoding adenylate kinase, giving the protein MRIVLLGAPGSGKGTQAKLLVERLGVPQISTGDLLRAAVAAQSPLGLKAKAAMDAGELVSDDIVLGMIRERIAQADAKAGFILDGFPRNSAQATALDTLLAELNQDIDRAIHIQVPFDELLKRLTGRRTCTQCGALYNVYFSPPKQDGVCDRCGGALMQRDDDNEQTISRRLRVYEDQTQPLIEYYERQGKLATVSGSGEVTEILRRIIEALSV
- the ppa gene encoding inorganic diphosphatase, whose translation is MNLDRIPAGDDLPKSVNVLIEIPMLGDPVKYEVDKDSGALFVDRLMSTAMHYPCNYGYIPHTLADDGDPVDVLVITPFPLVAGCVIKCRPIGMLNMSDEAGQDQKLLAVPVDKTSGGLYSQIQSTDDLPELTLRQIAHFFEHYKDLEKGKWVKVEGWQDLKAAEAEILAGIERAKAKG
- a CDS encoding molybdenum cofactor biosynthesis protein MoaE, whose amino-acid sequence is MIVGLKSAAFLPWPLLTEAEHEIDPGQRDQCGASSLFVGTMRAGDGPNRVVGLQLEHYPGMTERMLARIAEQTCARWPVRQLVLVHRVGWVLPGETLIVAAVWTPHRAEAFAACRHLVEAVKHQAPFWKRESRADGTAAWVAVNTPARE
- a CDS encoding MoaD/ThiS family protein, with the translated sequence MITVRCFAGLREQMGWEIRQIPAGPDSVRAVWEIVTNGAPMPTHLLAAINLDYADLDAPVTDGDEVAFFPPVTGGAS
- the moaC gene encoding cyclic pyranopterin monophosphate synthase MoaC; translation: MKCSNHFDAEGNARMVDVGAKPTTARRAVAEGHILLDAQTRASLAAHTTPKGDVLSIAQLAGIMAAKRTADLIPLCHPLPLTHVAVHLALDEHGVRCEAICQTSGPTGVEMEALTAVQVALLTVYDMCKSLDRGMVIQGVRLLEKSGGRSGDWRFTAE
- a CDS encoding cation diffusion facilitator family transporter, which encodes MAHDHSHAGHDHGDNRLGWATGLTFAFAAVEAATGYWANSLALLGDAGHMVTDAGALILAAAAARLARRPASAQHSYGFGRAEVIAALINALLILGLAGALLVSAVRRLQNPEPVAGMAVLLVALVGLLFNLGVLALLIRGTQTLNIRAAVLHVVGDALGSIAALISGAVVLATGWMPIDPLLTLVICALLLTGSIRVLREGLQVVMEGVPAHVDLALVGRTLAAVPGVHGIHDLHIWSLSSGRIALSAHVDLDTLEEWPALLTRLRHLLAERFEIDHVTLQPEPQGQILHRRPYDPARRVESRSLPNQSDSTAQGERTHDHGHSH
- a CDS encoding enoyl-CoA hydratase-related protein, whose translation is MTTDILIERDAAVWTIRFNRPNKRNALTHAMYTALVDALAAAAADPFVRVVILSGAGDCFTAGNDLQDFLQTPPTSPESPVVRFLRALVDFPKPLLAAVPGVAVGIGTTLLLHCDLAWAAPNARFQLPFAQLALVPEGAASYLLPLAVGAKQANAMLLAGEALDAEAAAKAGLINAVIPADVLQQHVREQAQKLADLPPDALRQTKALLRAPHRAATETALLTEVQAFGRQLQSAECRAAMQAFFQRPASAAATRRDAAPSTPRPQETNRS
- a CDS encoding DUF4156 domain-containing protein → MKYKLIFLACLPVLLAACSFIPQSPGADRVLLLPLARVKTCTEIGQTKVQVLDRIGFITRRGASIDRDLQRVAKNNAIDMGGDTISALTDVVNGRQTFGVYKCL
- a CDS encoding SDR family NAD(P)-dependent oxidoreductase, with the translated sequence MIRTMLITGASSGIGAAVARELARQGWHLALSARRQDELEALATELRAQYPALRISVHVHDVTDYPESDALIASAAEALGGLGAVFVNAGIGLGGRIGGKTFDKQRCTIETNLLGAMAITDAAVRHFRAQGGGQVIGTCSVAAFRAMPGNVAYSVSKIGFATYLEGLRAEGWRDNIRVTVLYPGFVKTPIVEGVPRTPFAIAADRAAVLIVRAIERQTPSVIVPRWPWMLARWAMPWIPARLMARAGF
- a CDS encoding ion transporter, which translates into the protein MSQITHHETLRERLRRIIFGTNTPAGQYFDEALIVVILLSVIAVMLDSVQSLHAQYGVWLYRAEWCFTLIFTVEYLVRLWISDRPLRYARSFFGIVDLVSVLPTYLSLLVPGAHYLLSIRLLRALRIFRVLRLLSLIHEANFLTQALVAARRKIGIFLFTVVILMVIFGTLMYVVEGPDNGFTSIPVSIYWAIVTVTTVGYGDISPSTGLGRAIAAVAMLTGYAIIAVPTGIVTAEMTVLAQRERNRRTCPQCRLREHEADAAYCRRCGTSLPANGPPAAMP
- a CDS encoding mechanosensitive ion channel family protein translates to MTWNEINWAELGPLGWLELVILGNELRAWLIALGLTLIVMAALPAIKAQIKRRLQARAAQQDAVISRYAVEIVGGTRRSIMLLVAIFVGARALVLPAKIDATLTTLTAVALLLQTTLWALEAFDVWVTRYEQRARARDAGDATIVGLISFVGRTAICAIAVLMILDNLGFNITTLVASLGIGGIAIALAVQNVLADLFASLSIGLDKPFVVGDFIIVGDMMGTVEHVGLKTTRLRSLSGEQLVFSNTDLLQSRIRNYKRMYERRIVFKFGVLYDTPRDALGRLPGIVREIIESQDGVRFDRAHFFSFGDSSLDFEVVYYVLDPDYTHYMDIQQAINLAMIDRFAELGVEFAFPTRTLHIESMPGAAPAAQKPTSS
- a CDS encoding MBL fold metallo-hydrolase; this encodes MDRQDDATTTEPAPPSDWPALAKAFRAREVQDLGPLVRRVTARNAGMMTGPGTNSYLIGRHDVVVIDPGPADADHVQRIEAAARGPIRQILLTHRHPDHAPGAALLAERTGAPVRVFPRGPHGLRHPVGTPLADGERIETAEFRLQAIHTPGHAADHVCFLLENEGLLFAGDQVMEGATVVIAPPDGHMGQYLAALERLQTLDLVAIAPAHGRVLCEPQRLLAAIVTHRRQREAKVLAALQRAGHGTPETLVAEVYADTPAFLHLAARLSLQAHLIHLVESGQALFRDGTWHALTAV